From the genome of Alosa alosa isolate M-15738 ecotype Scorff River chromosome 20, AALO_Geno_1.1, whole genome shotgun sequence, one region includes:
- the nr1d2b gene encoding LOW QUALITY PROTEIN: nuclear receptor subfamily 1 group D member 2b (The sequence of the model RefSeq protein was modified relative to this genomic sequence to represent the inferred CDS: inserted 1 base in 1 codon), which translates to MDSTKAGGVIAYISSSSTASSPESCHSDSSNGSYQSSSPPRAPSPGHRQAQQKHAATDTTTSRSANHGTGKTRSPSTAKCGITKINGLVLLCKVCGDVASGFHYGVHACEGCKGFFRRSIQQNIQYKKCLKNESCPIMRINRNRCQQCRFKKCLLVGMSRDAVRFGRIPKREKQRMLLEMQSAMNNMMNNSQLHDQLHGTQTPSPPLGNPSPPCPVEVPAEDPSPTPMSSSSSSPGSSPRSSQLESSANAEPSMPMDTSPSSSSSSSGTESGEEEVIGTVTRAHQETFMYNQEQGSPSSAEQQRRSPSATERAHSDSKTMEERQDTWNNYRNNVATVTGHSNNRLASSSQANTSEGHPSIHVMDNAPRHCPVQMPNTAPSGRCPVTGHSMPHRAVNNRENGFSGPAWRGGNRMYLVCPMNTTPYVNPQKSGHSIWEDFSMSFTPAVREVVEFAKRIPGFQDLSQHDQVSLLKAGTFEVLVVRFVSLFDVKERTVTFLSGKKYSVEALRSMGAGDLLNSMFDFSEKLLALNLSEEEMSLFTAVVLVSADRSGIENVNSVXKLQETLIRALRSLITKNHPNEATIFTKLLLKLPDLRSLNNIHSEQLLAFKVHP; encoded by the exons ATGGATTCCACAAAAGCAG GGGGTGTGATAGCGTACATCAGCTCCTCCAGCACAGCCTCCAGCCCGGAGTCATGTCACAGCGACAGTTCCAATGGCAGCTACCAGTCCTCCTCCCCGCCTCGAGCCCCCTCGCCAGGACACCGGCAGGCCCAACAAAAACACGCCGCCACGGACACAACCACATCACGATCGGCCAATCACGGCACCGGGAAGACGCGCTCCCCTTCCACTGCAAAATGCGGCATTACTA AAATCAATGGCCTGGTGCTTTTGTGTAAAGTCTGTGGAGATGTGGCCTCAGGGTTCCATTACGGGGTTCACGCCTGCGAAGGCTGCAAG GGCTTTTTCAGGAGGAGCATCCAACAGAACATCCAGTACAAGAAGTGCCTTAAAAACGAGAGCTGCCCCATCATGCGCATCAACCGCAACCGCTGTCAGCAGTGCCGCTTTAAGAAATGCCTGCTGGTGGGCATGTCCAGAGATG CTGTGCGTTTCGGCCGTATCCCTAAGCGGGAGAAGCAACGGATGCTTCTGGAAATGCAGAGTGCCATGAACAACATGATGAACAATAGCCAGCTCCACGACCAGCTCCACGGCACCCAGACGCCTTCTCCGCCGCTTGGCAACCCGTCGCCCCCTTGCCCCGTGGAGGTCCCTGCCGAAGACCCGTCGCCCACTCCcatgtcctcctcttcctcctcgccAGGCTCCTCCCCCCGCAGCAGCCAATTGGAGTCCAGCGCCAACGCCGAGCCGTCCATGCCCATGGACACCAGCCCGAGCTCGTCCTCCTCATCCAGCGGGACGGAGAGCGGCGAGGAGGAGGTCATCGGCACGGTGACGCGCGCCCACCAGGAGACCTTCATGTACAACCAGGAGCAGGGCAGCCCGTCGTCGGCCGAGCAGCAGCGGCGGTCGCCGAGCGCGACCGAGCGCGCCCACAGCGACAGCAAGACGATGGAGGAGCGGCAGGACACCTGGAACAACTACAGGAACAACGTTGCCACGGTAACGGGCCACAGCAATAACAGACTGGCCTCCAGCTCTCAGGCCAATACCTCAGAGggacatccatccatccatgtgATGGACAACGCTCCCAGGCACTGCCCAGTGCAGATGCCCAACACTGCCCCTAGTGGCCGTTGTCCTGTCACAGGACACAGTATGCCTCATAGAGCTGTGAACAACAGGGAGAACGGCTTCAGTGGACCAGCTTGGAGAGGGGGCAACAGAATGTATCTA GTGTGTCCCATGAACACCACCCCCTACGTGAACCCGCAGAAGTCAGGCCACAGCATCTGGGAGGATTTTTCCATGAGCTTCACCCCAGCGGTCCGAGAGGTGGTTGAGTTTGCCAAACGCATCCCGGGCTTCCAGGACCTCTCTCAGCACGACCAAGTCAGCCTCCTGAAAGCTGGCACATTCGAG GTGCTGGTGGTCCGCTTCGTGTCGCTGTTCGACGTGAAGGAGCGCACGGTGACCTTTCTGAGCGGTAAGAAGTACAGCGTGGAGGCCCTGCGCTCCATGGGTGCCGGAGACCTGCTCAACTCCATGTTCGACTTCAGCGAGAAGCTGCTGGCGCTCAACCTGAGCGAGGAGGAGATGAGTCTCTTCACCGCCGTGGTGCTTGTCTccgcag atcGATCTGGCATTGAGAACGTGAACTCCG GGAAGCTTCAGGAGACCCTGATCCGCGCGCTTCGCAGCCTTATCACCAAGAACCACCCCAACGAGGCCACCATCTTCACCAAGCTGCTGCTCAAGCTGCCTGACCTGCGTTCCCTCAACAACATACACTCAGAGCAGCTGCTCGCCTTCAAGGTCCACCCGTGA
- the LOC125284787 gene encoding tissue alpha-L-fucosidase-like — MSRCIWILSILSSWLCMSETTAQYTPDWKSLDSRPLPKWYDEAKVGIFVHWGVFSVPGFGSEWFWWNWQGGKDPALVSFMEKNYPPGFTYPDFAPDFRATFFDPNEWAALFESAGAKYVVLTTKHHEGFTNWGSPFSWNWNSVDTGPHMDLTGELMDAIRNKSLHYGVYNSLYEWFNPMYLSDKKNGFKTQEFPHNKLLPELYNLVVRYKPDLIWSDGDWEAPDTYWNSTEFLAWLYNESPVKDVVVTNDRWGAGCACKHGGYFNCADKFTPGTLPTHKWEKCQSVDTHSWGYRRNMRLHELMNLPAIIQDLVETVALGGNYLLNVGPTPDGMIPAVFQDRLTGMGEWLKVNGEAIYASKPWRVQNETATLPVWYTSKDSSVYAIIIGKPTEYMFQLTTPKTTDKMVVTMLGVSAVLRWSPSHPTGLTVLLPEIPDSPGRAWTLKLQGAS; from the exons ATGAGTCGTTGTATTTGGATACTGAGCATTTTGAGTTCATGGCTGTGCATGTCAGAAACTACAGCCCAGTACACTCCGGACTGGAAGAGTCTCGACTCAAGACCACTTCCTAAGTGGTACGATGAGGCGAAAGTCGGGATTTTCGTGCACTGGGGCGTATTTTCAGTTCCAGGGTTCGGCAGCGAGTGGTTTTGGTGGAATTGGCAAGGTGGGAAAGACCCTGCTCTTGTGTCTTTCATGGAGAAGAACTATCCTCCTGGATTCACATATCCGGATTTCGCTCCCGACTTTCGTGCAACATTCTTCGACCCAAACGAATGGGCTGCCCTCTTTGAGTCCGCAGGTGCAAA ATATGTTGTGCTGACCACAAAACATCATGAGGGCTTCACAAACTGGGGATCCCCGTTCTCTTGGAATTGGAATTCTGTTGACACAGGGCCACACATGGACCTTACTGGGGAATTGATGGATGCAATTCGGAACAA GTCTCTTCACTATGGTGTCTACAACTCCTTGTATGAGTGGTTCAATCCCATGTACTTAAGTGACAAGAAGAATGGCTTTAAAACTCAGGAGTTTCCCCACAACAAACTTCTGCCAGAGCTCTACAACCTTGTTGTAAG gTATAAACCTGACTTGATTTGGTCAGATGGAGATTGGGAGGCTCCAGACACTTACTGGAACTCCACTGAATTCTTGGCCTGGCTCTACAATGAAAGCCCAGTCAAG GATGTTGTGGTAACTAATGACCGATGGGGCGCAGGGTGCGCATGCAAGCATGGAGGTTACTTCAACTGCGCCGACAAATTCACCCCCGGAACGTTACCAACGCACAAATGGGAGAAGTGCCAGTCGGTGGACACTCACTCCTGGGGCTACAGACGGAACATGAGGCTGCATGAGCTCATGAACCTGCCAGCTATCATTCAG GACCTGGTTGAGACTGTGGCTCTAGGAGGGAACTACCTGCTAAATGTGGGCCCCACTCCCGATGGCATGATCCCTGCAGTGTTCCAGGACAGGCTCACGGGCATGGGGGAATGGCTGAAGGTCAACGGGGAGGCCATTTACGCCAGCAAACCCTGGCGGGTACAGAACGAGACTGCCACCCTACCTGTGTG GTACACTTCTAAAGACTCCAGTGTGTATGCCATCATTATTGGGAAACCCACAGAGTACATGTTCCAACTCACTACACCAAAGACTACAGACAAAATGGTG GTGACTATGTTGGGTGTCTCTGCTGTGCTTCGGTGGAGTCCTTCGCACCCCACCGGACTGACCGTACTCCTACCTGAAATCCCTGACTCACCCGGCCGAGCCTGGACCCTGAAGCTGCAGGGGGCTTCATGA